In one window of Hevea brasiliensis isolate MT/VB/25A 57/8 chromosome 10, ASM3005281v1, whole genome shotgun sequence DNA:
- the LOC131169612 gene encoding anthocyanidin 3-O-glucosyltransferase 2-like, whose amino-acid sequence MEKAQLVFIPLPVMGHIVSSVEVAKLLLTRDHRLSITVLILNLSFVNSNQKPHVKEAVLKITQSKLIADSPSPRLAGFVIDMFCTTMIDVANDFGVPSYIFFTSGASVLGLLLYVQKIHDEEKVDPIEFKNSDAELSVPSLVNPFPAKAMPSSLLSRQWLPVLLDNARRFGEARGIIVNTFVELESYAVESLKMSIYPVGPILNVGLDGRNTHQEIMQWLDDQPPSSVVFLCFGSQGSFGEDQVKEIAYALERSRYRFLWSLRRPSPPGLLPSPSDYEDPQEVLPEGFLNRVTGLGKVIGWAPQVTILAHPAVGGFVSHCGWNSVLESIWFGVPIATWPMYAEQQFNAFEMVTELELAVEIKMDYRNDSGVIVNCNEIERGIRSLMEHDSKKMKKVKEMSEKSRRALMDGGSSYCCLGRLIKNFMDDLT is encoded by the exons ATGGAGAAAGCACAGCTGGTGTTCATTCCCTTGCCTGTTATGGGCCATATTGTATCCTCAGTTGAGGTTGCAAAGCTACTTCTGACCCGCGATCACCGACTCTCCATCACGGTCCTTATCCTCAACCTCTCTTTTGTCAACTCCAACCAG AAACCCCATGTTAAAGAAGCTGTGTTGAAGATCACCCAGTCAAAGTTAATCGCCGACTCACCGTCACCTCGACTAGCAGGTTTTGTTATAGATATGTTTTGCACAACGATGATTGATGTGGCCAATGACTTTGGTGTTCCATCATACATTTTTTTTACTTCAGGTGCCTCTGTTCTTGGTCTCCTGCTTTATGTGCAGAAGATTCATGATGAAGAGAAAGTTGACCCTATTGAGTTCAAGAACTCAGATGCTGAGTTATCAGTACCAAGTTTAGTAAACCCATTTCCTGCTAAGGCTATGCCTTCTTCGTTGTTGAGTAGACAGTGGCTTCCTGTTTTACTTGACAATGCTAGAAGGTTCGGAGAAGCTAGGGGTATTATAGTAAATACATTCGTGGAGCTGGAATCCTATGCGGTTGAGTCTTTGAAAATGAGTATTTACCCTGTGGGACCCATTTTGAATGTGGGGTTGGATGGAAGAAACACTCACCAAGAAATCATGCAATGGCTTGACGATCAGCCGCCATCATCGGTAGTATTCTTGTGCTTTGGGAGCCAAGGAAGCTTTGGTGAGGATCAAGTGAAAGAGATTGCCTATGCGCTAGAGCGCAGTAGGTATCGATTCTTATGGTCCCTGCGACGACCATCCCCTCCGGGTCTCTTACCATCTCCAAGTGACTATGAGGATCCACAGGAGGTCTTGCCTGAAGGATTCTTAAATCGAGTGACAGGACTTGGAAAGGTGATAGGATGGGCTCCACAAGTGACCATCTTGGCCCATCCAGCCGTAGGAGGATTTGTTTCACATTGTGGATGGAATTCTGTGCTTGAAAGCATATGGTTTGGTGTCCCAATTGCGACATGGCCAATGTATGCAGAGCAACAATTTAATGCCTTTGAAATGGTGACAGAGTTGGAATTAGCAGTGGAAATTAAAATGGATTATAGGAATGACAGTGGAGTAATTGTGAATTGTAATGAAATAGAGAGAGGAATAAGAAGTTTGATGGAACATGATAGTAAGAAAATgaagaaagtaaaggagatgagtgAGAAGAGCAGAAGGGCCTTAATGGATGGTGGATCTTCATACTGTTGTTTAGGtcgtttaataaaaaattttatggaCGATTTAACTTAA
- the LOC131169611 gene encoding anthocyanidin 3-O-glucosyltransferase 2-like, whose amino-acid sequence MEKAQLVFVPWPGMGHLVSAVELAKHILTRDHRLSVTVLILQLSFINSKQVHNYIESLQASSSTISNSLRFIVLPKDEPELFNFTSFIERQKPHVKEAVLKIIQSESTTDSPSPRLGGFVLDLFCAPMIDVANDFDVPSYIYFTSSAAFLGLMLYLQKIHDEEKFDPIEFKNSDAELPVPSLVNPFPARVMPYAMLRRELLSPTLENARRYREVKGIIVNTFLEFESYAIQSLKMPPVYPVGPILDIGSVGSNAPQEIMQWLDNQPLSSVVFLCFGSMGSFSEDQVKEIACALEHSGYRFLWALRRPPLPGKLASPSNYEDPQEVLPEGFLDRTAGIGKVIGWAPQVAILAHQAVGGFVSHCGWNSVLESIWFGVPIAAWPIYSEQQLNAFEMVFELGLAVEIKIDYSKDSEIIVKCDEIERGIRCLMEHDTEKRKKVKEISEKSRKALMEGGSSHFWLGHFIRNVMGN is encoded by the coding sequence ATGGAGAAAGCACAGCTGGTGTTCGTCCCCTGGCCTGGTATGGGCCATCTTGTATCCGCAGTGGAGCTAGCAAAGCATATTCTCACCCGCGACCACCGACTCTCCGTCACTGTCCTTATCCTCCAGCTATCTTTCATCAACTCCAAGCAGGTTCATAACTACATTGAATCGCTTCAAGCTTCCTCCTCCACTATATCCAATTCTCTCCGATTCATTGTTTTGCCGAAAGATGAGcctgaattatttaatttcactTCTTTTATCGAGAGACAGAAACCCCATGTTAAAGAAGCTGTGTTAAAGATCATTCAATCAGAGTCGACCACTGACTCGCCTTCACCTCGACTGGGAGGTTTTGTTTTAGATCTGTTTTGCGCGCCGATGATTGATGTGGCTAACGACTTTGATGTTCCGTCTTACATTTACTTTACTTCAAGTGCAGCTTTTCTTGGTCTGATGCTTTATTTACAGAAGATTCATGATGAAGAGAAATTTGACCCCATTGAGTTCAAGAACTCGGATGCTGAGTTACCAGTACCGAGCTTAGTAAACCCATTTCCTGCAAGGGTTATGCCTTATGCGATGTTAAGAAGAGAGTTGCTTTCTCCTACATTAGAGAATGCAAGAAGATATAGAGAAGTTAAGGGTATCATCGTAAATACATTTTTGGAGTTCGAATCCTATGCGATTCAGTCTTTAAAAATGCCTCCTGTGTATCCTGTGGGACCCATTTTGGATATTGGGTCGGTCGGAAGCAACGCACCCCAGGAAATAATGCAATGGCTTGACAACCAACCTCTTTCATCAGTAGTGTTCTTGTGTTTTGGAAGCATGGGAAGTTTTAGCGAGGATCAAGTAAAAGAGATTGCATGTGCGCTAGAACACAGTGGGTATCGATTCTTGTGGGCCCTCCGCCGACCACCACTTCCGGGAAAACTAGCATCTCCGAGTAACTATGAGGATCCACAAGAGGTTTTGCCTGAAGGATTCTTGGATCGAACAGCTGGAATTGGAAAGGTGATAGGGTGGGCTCCACAAGTTGCCATCTTGGCCCATCAAGCTGTGGGAGGTTTTGTATCGCATTGCGGGTGGAATTCTGTGCTGGAGAGCATATGGTTTGGGGTTCCAATCGCCGCGTGGCCAATATATTCAGAGCAACAACTTAATGCATTCGAGATGGTGTTTGAGTTAGGATTAGCAGTGGAGATTAAAATAGATTATAGTAAGGACAGTGAAATAATTGTGAAGTGTGATGAAATAGAGAGAGGGATAAGGTGTTTGATGGAGCACGATACTGAAAAAAGGAAGAAAGTTAAGGAAATAAGTGAAAAAAGTAGAAAGGCCTTAATGGAGGGTGGATCTTCACACTTTTGGTTAGGTCATTTCATAAGAAATGTTATGGGTAATTAA